The genomic segment tttggcatttattttaatatgggTTCGCTGTGGATATATTCAGTTTCTGATTctctgaaaaatgtctttttttttcaccttcattATCAAAAGCTATTTTATCTGAGTATAGACAGATAAGTCTAGAGTCTATAAGTGGGCTtctaatttctttcagtaattttACCTTATCTTCCCATTGCCTAGCTTCCATTTTTTCTATTGAGAAGTAGGTAGCTTCTTAATATGTTGTTACaatgaaagtaatatttttaatcctatattttagatattatttgcctttggtttttagttttacCCTGAGATGCCtcagtgtgtgtgtttttagCCTCGTTGAGGTTTGTAgtttttgctctgttttgttttttaaatttgtaacatgagggcagcctgggtggctcagtggtttagcgccaccttcagctcagggcctgatcctaaagtcccaggatcgagtcccacgttgggctcccagcatggagcctgcttctccctctgcctgtgtctctgcctctgagtgtgtgtgtgtgtgtctcatgaataaataaataaaatctcttaaaaaaatatttgtaacatgaTGTAATCTGTCAGTTTTGGAAGACTGGCCACTATTTCTTCAATAAGAattctcctggggcacctgggtggttcagttagttaagtgtccaattcctgatttagctcaggtcatgatctcagggtcctgggattgagcccgatGTCAGACTCTGCTCTGGTCAAGGaccttgcttgggattctctccccctcttcccctccccccaccctcatcagtggttattttcttttctatagaaaaaaaaaaagttcaactctAGCTTGAAACTTAAACCATTGATGATTTTGCCCAGTCTACCTTTCCAATTTGTCCTTCAATATCTGGCTCTTGTGCCCTGCAagctattttgaataaattacTTGCCActccccaagcctgcctcacatATCAGAGGATATGTGTCTAGGGAATAGATAGGGAATGTCTACCCTAACTCTGTTGCTCTATCTTAAATGTCCTTCCCCACATCTCCAGGGAAAGACAAGTTTGCACAGGCTAAGATTCTACACTTTAGTTCCTGACAAGCATAGATTTGAATTCTAGGTCTCCCATTTTTACCAGCTAGGTGCTCTTGGCCTCACTaagctttggtttctttattaAGGGGATAATGTTATTCATGGGGATAATACAAATAGACCCCCTCCTAGAGAGTCAAGTGAGAACTAAAGGAGATGATCCACATAAAGTGGTTAATACAATACTTGGCACTCAGGAAACAGGAACACTAGATACCAAATATGgtagtatttttattatgaaataccAAGGGTAGGAGAGGCTGCTCGTTGCCCACCTCTACCTCCATTCTGCTCTGTAATCCAGAGGtcagctgcagctgctgctgaTACCATTACAACTGTCTCTCACAGCCAAAATTCTAGTCACTGAACCCTGGACAACCTGAGTCCAGGCATTTCAAAATAGTAGAAACCACTCACATATCTGACACAGTCTGCCAGCATCAACAGCAGCAGGCACATATCCTCCATTTCCCTCCCATCTTCCAGTTTACACACATGGTTTGAGTTAGCAGAGCCAAATTTGCCTCCTGAACACTAGCTGAAGAAAAGCCAGGAAATATTTTTAGCTTCCCAGTCTCTCCAGTGAGGAGGGTAAAGCCAAGGTTGAAAGAGCCAACCCATAATATCTACTGCATGATTCATTCAACTCCACCTTCTCCAAGTTGTTCCTGGATTTTTCCTAGATAAAAGTAATAATTCTTCTCCCTCCTCTAAATTGGTGGTTTTCACCACCATTGGACAAACCTTACTGGGCATTAGAACCACCTGGGAACTGAAAAATacttttctcattctcattcttcaCCTCCCGAAATTCTGATTTGATCAGTTTGGGGTAGGGGTAcactttggacatttttttttaagattttatttatttattcatgagagacacagagagagaggggggcagagacacaggcagagggagaagcaggctccatgcagggagcccgacgtgggactcgatcccgggtctccaggatcacaccctgggctgaaggcagcgctaaaccgctgagccacccgggctgcctgcactttggaaatttttaaactCTAATGTGCACTCTGTGTttagaaccactgctctaaattCTTACAATCTTTCATTTCCCCTCATCACTTCCTAATTTTTGCTTAGTTATAGATTATAAGTTCTCTGAGGATAGGATTTGAATCAACTCTATTTTATGTCCTTCACAACTTCTGGCAGATTactttgcaaataaaaaaaaatacttatatgtCTATTGACTGCATGATACCTTGCAAAcaaaagcatattaaaagataCCGGACATCAAGTCTCTGCGTCTCTCCTGTTTGACATTCTCTCAAGTGCATGTCTTGTGAATCTATTAATTCTGCTCAGCATAGTAAAAATATAAGTGGATATATTCCTCATAGCATTAGCCTTCTAATCAATAATTCACCATAAAATATAATGATGCAAAATTAttcctggtttaaaaaataacatgtaagAAACAGCATTCTCAGCTATGGAAAAACTATTGCCAACGAACTATATCCTTTAGgtagaaatctaaaataaagtaGGGAACTGGAAAGTGAAAGCCAAGTCCAGTCATGACATTGGGTTTCTGAGGTATTTAGTTAGTTTTAAATATGTCAGCTCTTTGATATATATATCTCTAAAGCAGTCTTCTAAAATGCAATGATCAAAATTCTGTACTTAACCTGTTGTATAATTACAGAACGATTTTACAAGAAGTTTGACTAGAACCTATTTAATTGATATCTATAATCCCTTTGAAATAAGTTTGACAAAAATGTCTACTTGATATTGATATTATTAGCATTTCTGAGTTCATACCTAAAAAAGTTAAATGCTCTCCAACTGGGTTACATTGTTaatattaagatttcttttttttttaagattttatttatttattcatagacacacagagagacaggcagagacacagagacacaggcagagggagaagcaggctccatgcagggagcctgatgtgggactcgatcccaagtctctaggatcacaccccaggctgcaggcggtgccaaaccgctgcgccaccggggctgcccaatattaaGATTTCTTATGGTTCATAATGATAAATCAGCTTTGCTCAAGGattttaaatctttgaaagaaaaaattttcccaGTATCTTTGCCAAATTAACCCTGAGAGGCAGGCTCCTGAGACAAGAATCACATGGTCCTCATCCTCTTTCTTACAGCTTTACCTGCTAGGGAATGACTAAAAGCAAGCCATTTGGTCTGCTCTAGGACACAAGCTATTCCcagtgtatttaaaaatattaatgtcagggataaagaaaaggaaaaaggacagaaTGATGTTTAGAAAAGAATaaggatttgtgtggaatcagaaaagaccccgaatagccaggggaattttataaaagaaaaccatatctgggggcatcacaatgccagatttcaggttgtactacaacctggtcatcaagacagtgtggttctggcacaaaaacagacacatagatcagtggaacagaatagagaacccagaagtagaccctgaactttatggtcaactaatattcgataaaggaggaaagactatccattggaagaaagacagtctcttcaataaatggtgctgggaaaattggacatccacatgcagaagaatgaaactagaccactctctttcaccatacacaaagataaactcaaaatggatgaaagatctaaatgtgagacaagatgccatcaaaatcctagaggagaacacaggcaacaccctttttgaactctgccacagtaacttcttgcaagatacatccacgaaggcaaaagaaacaaaagcaaaaatgaactattgggacttcatcaagataagaagcttctgcacagcaaaagaaacagccaacaaaactaaaagacgacctacagaatgggagaagatgtttgcaaatgacgtatcagataaagggctagtttccaagatctataaagaacttcttaaactcaacagcaaagaaacaaacaatccaatcatgaaatgggcaaaagacatgaagagaaatctcacagaggaagacacagacatggccaacatgcacatgagaaaatgctctgcatcacttgccatcagggaaatacaaatcaaaaccacaatgagataccacctcacaccagtgagaatggggaaaattaacaaggcaggaaaccacaaatgttggagaggatgtggagaaaagggaaccctcttacactgttggtgggaatgtgaactggtgcagccactctggaaaactgtgtggaggttcctcgaagagtTCAAAATAggcctgccctacgacccagcaattgcactgctggggatttaccccaaagatacagatgcagtgaaacgccgggacacctgcaccccgaagtttctagcaggaatgtccacaatagccaaactgtggaaggagcctcggtgtccatcgaaagatgaatggataaagctgtggtttatgtatacaatggaatattcctcagccattagaaatgacaaatacccaccatttgctcgacgtggatggaactggagggtattatgctgagtgaagtaagtcaatcaaaggacaaacattatatggtctcattcatttggggaatataaaaaatagtgaaagggaatagaagggaagggagaagaaatgtgtgggaaatatcagaaagggagacagaacatgaagactcctaactctgggaaacgaaccaggggtggtggaaggggaggagggcgggggtgggggcgaatgggtgacggacactaaggggggcacttgacaggatgagcactgggtgttattctgtatgttggtaaattgaacaccaataaaaaataaatttatttaaaaaaaaagaatgaggttagGTAAAAAATGATCTGATTAGAGAAATTCTTTTGCTTCTCCTGCCTGCCCCTACCTTATTTAGAACTGCTTGTATTAAAAgtccaaataataaataaataaataaataaataaataaataaataaataaataaatttttagacaagtatttctatttattgatatatattttggtatcaatagttatatatttataagataaatatttattcatatattcagattttagatatttagatTCCTGACCTGACCACCAAATGAGATATAGGTATTGTAATGTTGTGTTTAAAGTGCTGAAATACTACCAGTTTTGTAATCTCTTCAGTTGCGTCTTCATTTTATAGGATACTAAAAGCCTCACAAAATGGAAGTAGGATGCTATTATATACATCTAACACCAAATAAGTTCTAataatgaaaatggcattttCTATACTAAATGATGAAAGTTAAAGGTGTATTTCACTATTAAGAGACAAATGCATGATCACTGTAAATGTGAACaaaactcacattttaaaatcttccaaGGGAAACAGATCTATTTTCCTCCTGTTTCCAAGCCCTCAATAACTCTTTGAGTGTGTTTGTATTCACTTGAAAGGGACATTTCTGTGGAATTAATCAAATAGGGAATTCAATGTTCCTTGCAGATAATTTTGGCATGTTCCATTGGGAACTTTCTACTATGAATTTTCATCTTTcctgggaaaaaaaacccacatgttCCAAATCTCCAGCCTTTTCTCTGTTAGTGAAGAACAATATAGCAAAACTGCTACATACAGAATTAATGACAATATATAGTCAGCAAGACAGTCTGCTGGAAACATCATTAAAatagtgatccctgggtggctcagtggttcagcaccgccttcagcccagggcgtgatcctggagtcccgagatggagtcccacattgggctccctgcatggaacctgcttctccctcgacctatgtctctgcctctctctctctctctgtgtctctcatgaataaataaataaatctttaaaaaaataaaataaaggaagacaaaATTGTATGGGAATACAATTTGAATGCACTAAATAAAAACTAGCATTAAAAATGCTGTAAAAAGCATTACAATAACTACTTGATTTTTTgattttgctaaaattaaaaaaaaaatcctgaggtaaagaattagaaaatattcatagTTCCTGATATATCCCAGTAAACCCAGAGATAACAAATCTCATTTTCCAAGAAAATCAGTGATAGTGCTTTTGATGACAATGAAAAACTTATGTTCAATGCCTaattaaaccttttaaaatccatatgttctgttttttaatggttttcttaTCCTTGCCTTGGCTTTCTGTTTCTTATCAGCTTTTCATTCAGCAAGATACTCCTGCTATTAACCATACTATATACATTTTAGTTTAATCCCAAAGCCCAAAGCAGCACAGAGCTCTTTTTTACCACTGATGGTTTCCACGCACTTCCATATCTGGGCAATTGCTCAACAGCAACTTGGACTAAATCCTACCTGCTAAGGAGTTTTATTTGGCCAGTTTAGCGTGGGCCATCTAAATGGAGATGCCCAGGAGGCAAGGATAGCTTTAGCCACAGATTTGGGAGTCCACAGCATATTTGGGGAGATTGAAGCCAGAAGTAAAGACAATGTCCCAAAAGAGAGTATATACTACAGGAAGATCTTGGGACTAATGTGCCAAACCCTCATTAGATGCCCAGTAAAGatctgagaaataaaagaatagccTAAAAGATTACAATGTACTTGATTATTAACTTCCATCTCAGACTGCTGTGATTTCCAAGGAACTCTGCCTCCAGAACTCTCCAGCAAGTTAGTAAGTGATGACAGTTAGTGAAAGACCTATCAACAGTTCATATTTATATCCTTGAGGTGAAACCATCCTCTTTcaacacataccacatcttcattGAAGTTCACATCAGTGAATGATGAATACAAGATGTTTTTCACAATCTGGCTGCTGGCTTAATACATTTTGTTAGCAAAACACACAGGAACTGCCAAAATGGGAGAGTAGCCTTTCCTAAATCACCCTGAATGTCACCATGACTACAGCATATTTTCCTAATTTGGTGGTTTTTTGCTTAAGATATAAATTCATTCAAATGCTTGACTCCTTCataatttatcttataaaaaaattGCTTTCATGTACATGAATCATTTTCTTATTCACAGGACTGAACCACAATGACAACTGCTCGATTTGATTGTCAATACTGCACAGCATCACTTCTTGGGAAGAAGTATGTACTAAAGAATGACAATCCATATTGTGTTTCATGTTACGATCGTATCTTTTCTAACTATTGTGAGGAGTGCAAAGAACCAATCGAGTCAGATTCCAAGGTAGGTCTTTCTTCAATTTACTGCATGCAAACAAACAGACGAATGCTTTGGAatgcctcattttcttcaataTTAACTGTTAATACTGAATTGCTCTACTACTAGATATAAGCATCTTTCAGTTACCATTTGTATCCAGGTACTGAGTTTAGCACtccaaaatataacaaatactttaatcctcacaatggtTTTTTAAGATGCTAAAGATTAAAGAGGTTACattatttgcccaaagtcacacagctaaaatGTTGGTTTATCTCTGGAATGACATgagcataaataaatgtataaataattggAAGGGTAGAGATTCAAAAGCCTATATTTTCCGGCTTCAGATTAGGCTCATCTCCACTAAGTGCACTGTGCCTTCATACAGCCCATTCCTCTCACAATGCACAttattgtacttttttctttttcttttttgtctttgtcttgtGGTGTTGAGATTTTGTTTACTCTTAAACAAGGATAGGATATtacaacctaaaaataaaaatcactcccatgggaaaaaaaaaacactcttatAGTTTATAAGAGGAAGCAAGAAGTAAtttgaagaaacaggaaagagtTTATTTTCCATCTGCCTTTAGTGGCCAACTAAGGAGGCCCCTAGGCTCTAGCTCTTAACTGCCCCAGAGAGTATCCTCTCCATGGGTAATAGTATCAATGACAACTTTCCCTCAAGctactaacacacacacacactactgaCACCAGAGTCCAAGGAGTGTTCAGTTTTGTTTGATAAAATGGCCTATTTTGTCACTAGCACATTTAATTAACTCATATTTTCTGTCTCAAAGGATCTTTGTTACAAAGGCCGACACTGGCATGAAGGATGCTTCAACTGCGCCAAATGCAATCACTCTTTGGTGGAAAAGCCTTTTGCTGCCAAGGATGAGCGCCTGCTGTGCTCGGAGTGTTATTCTAATGAGTGCTCCTCCAAGTGCTTCCACTGCAAGAAGACCATCATGCCTGGTAAGATCCCAAGGGAGTTCCAGTCTCTAACTGAAACTGCAACACTTTGAATTACACCCAAGCACAGGAAGAGTATAGTAGCTAGGAAAACCCTACTTCCGAGAAAGACATCTGTCTTGctatctctttatttcattttgtgtattttagaaataaaaggatcATTCTTTCCGGGTAATTATTCTGTATAGGTAAATTACAGTGTTCTATGTATTTTCATGAAGTCAATTTATAGAGACATTTTCAACCACAATCTGAGCcatagaataaatataaaatctaaaccAATAACACTAACACTGCATTAAACACCCTGTCCTAGGCATAAACAATGGCATCAGGAAGCATAATCCATCACAGGAGAATGGGGCCAACCATCATTTTGTAGCAGCACAAAAAATGATTTGAGGGCCCCTCATCTTTATTCCTTTTAGGCAAGACAAGGATTCATGTATATCATTATACTTCCAGGCAAGCACTTTCTCTATTTTGATTCTCTTCTAAATCCCTATGGACAGCAACATAAAACAcgattctctctcattttcttattaagaATTCAAAGAGTTTCTAGAAGACCATAACTACACAACATCAATCTCAAGAGTTTGTGCCTCAGGCAATCCTAATATCCCAGTACTGATAATTATGGCCCAATCTATCTAAACCACACACAGCCCTTCAGAGTCTCCACTAGTTGTACTTTCAAATCTCAAAATTGTAGCTTACACAGCACAGTTTTCAGTAAAAGAGCGATTCACCATCGTCATGGCTGAactctacctttctttttttcagataaatgtcTTAGAAGCCAACAAAACACTATTTTTCTGTAAAGGCAATTAAGTTTATCatcttaatgttaaaaatatacttttttaagtaatttgacatatctttacttaaaataagtaaaatgatatttcatttgtACTAACAGGTTCTTATCTGGGGGGGACAGGTTCCCGCAAAATGGAATTTAAGGGAAACTACTGGCATGAAACCTGCTTTGTGTGTGAGCATTGCCGACAGCCAATAGGAACTAAACCTTTGATTTCAAAAGATAATGGCAATTATTGTGTGCCATGTTTTGAGAAGGAGTTTGCGCACTACTGCAGCTTTTGTAAGAAGGTAATTATCTAAAAAGGATAAAGCTTGTGGAACCTTCCAGACCATTGCTTTTTAACTTCACTATATATTCAGAATGAACTAATACCGTCATGTCATGTCTGTCTTTAGACATTCATGTTAGTCTTGAATTCCAGCATGTCTAGAAGCACACTACGTGTCACAATGAAGATGGTCACCTATTGTTATCATCATAAAACTCCACCCGGAACATGAATGTAATATTCCAAAAGCTCAAGATATTCCAGTTGTGGTCACTGTTATTACACAAGATTTCATGTATTCTGGCAGAGGGTACATATCTCTTGGTGAAACAAGATATTTCTTAGAAAAGAGTTTTTGATCCTTTTAGTTTCAGAGAAATATGAATTTGTCTCACAGAGTCACTAAGGGAGCCAATTCTAACAGGATATTTAACTTCTCACATTATATCCCAGCAGCACAAATGTCTTCTTGGCTTGaagcttttatttctaaagagTAAATAAGTAGATCAAGAGAGTGGCAAGATCATTAGGGAAATTCATTAGATAGAGAACTAAGGGCAGCAGGTGGTTTGGTTCCAGTTCCAAAGCATCATTTAGGACCTTTTGACTTGGATACCCATTCAAAACATATCTTCCAATAAGAAAAACATCATGCTTTCAAGTAAACTTTGTCCAATTCTTTTTTAGCCTTTAAGCTTTTATGTGAAAAAGTCCCTCATTTCTATCACCTTGATAAAAACCTGTctgtatttcataaaatatatattgatgtGCTTGAAAAAAATCCTTGACCCATGAGGCATCATACAGTTTAAAATAACACTATAAATTGTGATGGGAAAGCAGTCATGTCTAAACATTTTTGATCTATGGGCTGCCTTGGCAGATCTCAAGACCATTTGTATAATTGCATCTGGACAGCTAGACATCTCACCCCCACTTTCTATGGGAGTGCATGTGCACCGCAATTTTCTACTTGTATTGAAAATACTAGGACTGCATTTGCAGAGGCATCAATAAAACTCCAGTCATAATGATTAGATCATACTATAATGATGGCTGAAATTACAATTGATAGTAACCATCAattgatggttttattttattttattgatataaaacCATCTTATACCCAGAGACTTCCATTATTCAACCAGAAACACTGACTTAGGAAATGAATTCAAGCAACCCTCAGATCCTATGACACTGCAATATATGAAACTCAAAAAAAGGGACACCTAGGTGTCTCAatgattgagtgcctgccttccactcagggcatgatcctgagatcctgggatcaagttccacatcaggctccctgcaggtagcctgcttctccctttgcctatgtctctgcctttctctgtgtgtctctcatgaataaataaataaaatatattttaaaaagaaactcagaagaaTTGCCAGCATTAATGACatgtgattgattgattttttgagaaagagagagagaaagcacacacagtggcgggggggggggggggggggcggggagagggagagggagagagacaatcttaagcaggctccacacccaacatggagctatatcacagggttcaatcccacaatcctgagaacatgacctgagctgaaatcaagagtcagatgctcaactgactgagccacccatgcatgatgacatacattttagaaagagatgCTGGAAATAAAGTGGTATATTTATCTCACTGTTTTGTGGGACAGCCAAGTTGGCCATGTTCAGATTGTGTCTCTTAAAGATAAGGTA from the Canis lupus dingo isolate Sandy chromosome 12, ASM325472v2, whole genome shotgun sequence genome contains:
- the FHL5 gene encoding four and a half LIM domains protein 5, which gives rise to MTTARFDCQYCTASLLGKKYVLKNDNPYCVSCYDRIFSNYCEECKEPIESDSKDLCYKGRHWHEGCFNCAKCNHSLVEKPFAAKDERLLCSECYSNECSSKCFHCKKTIMPGSRKMEFKGNYWHETCFVCEHCRQPIGTKPLISKDNGNYCVPCFEKEFAHYCSFCKKVITSGGITFHDQPWHKECFLCSGCRKELCEEEFMSRDDYPFCLDCYNHLYAKKCAACNKPITGLRGAKFICFQDRQWHSECFNCGKCSVSLVGEGFLTQNKEIFCRKCGSGLDTDI